One Henriciella litoralis genomic window carries:
- a CDS encoding Kelch repeat-containing protein produces MTMNPSRRMALQLVGAGLLAACTETRAVGTISSNTDWRDGPSLPEPVQEIYPCAHKGMIHQAGGFVAANGSITGPTDAHWALDQSDGVWRPRADLPSPRHHPQLVSFAGDLYCIGGFESSKDGMWQMQSSVWRYDDGTDSWVSTPELPAPNGESTIGVIGNSLHVIGGRQPKADRNLDWSDHADVGAHFRFDGESWETAAPLPTPRNSTAGGVINGKLHIVGGRTVGGGNLPTHELYDPASDSWQTLAPMPKAQAGLAAAVVGQKLYAFGGEYFENGGGVFPNGWVYDPAHDEWSALPDMPKPRHGLGGVALDGSIYLIGGALKASGNDTSAAVEIFTP; encoded by the coding sequence ATGACGATGAATCCATCCCGCAGAATGGCTTTGCAGCTTGTCGGTGCTGGCCTCCTTGCCGCGTGCACCGAGACGCGCGCTGTGGGGACGATCAGCTCAAACACCGACTGGCGCGACGGCCCTTCGCTGCCTGAACCCGTACAGGAAATCTATCCGTGCGCTCATAAGGGAATGATCCATCAGGCCGGGGGCTTCGTCGCCGCAAATGGATCAATCACCGGGCCAACGGATGCGCATTGGGCGTTGGATCAGAGCGATGGCGTCTGGCGACCGCGCGCAGACCTTCCCTCCCCGCGTCATCACCCGCAACTCGTCAGTTTCGCAGGCGATCTTTATTGCATCGGCGGCTTCGAGAGCAGCAAAGACGGCATGTGGCAAATGCAAAGCAGCGTGTGGCGCTATGACGACGGCACCGACAGTTGGGTTTCGACGCCAGAGCTTCCTGCACCGAATGGCGAAAGCACCATCGGCGTCATCGGCAACTCGCTGCACGTGATCGGCGGCCGCCAGCCCAAGGCGGATCGCAATCTCGACTGGTCAGACCATGCCGATGTTGGCGCGCATTTCCGCTTCGACGGAGAAAGCTGGGAGACAGCCGCCCCGCTCCCGACACCCCGCAACAGCACGGCAGGAGGGGTGATAAACGGCAAGCTTCATATTGTCGGCGGGCGCACGGTTGGCGGCGGTAATCTGCCCACCCACGAACTCTATGACCCGGCCAGTGACAGCTGGCAGACCCTCGCCCCTATGCCGAAGGCGCAGGCCGGCCTCGCCGCAGCCGTCGTCGGCCAGAAACTCTACGCCTTTGGCGGGGAGTATTTCGAAAATGGCGGCGGCGTCTTCCCGAATGGCTGGGTGTATGACCCGGCCCACGATGAATGGTCGGCCCTGCCCGATATGCCAAAGCCCCGGCACGGCCTCGGCGGCGTGGCGCTGGACGGCTCCATCTACCTTATCGGCGGCGCGCTGAAAGCCAGCGGCAATGACACAAGCGCAGCCGTCGAAATCTTCACACCTTGA